The following are encoded in a window of Arctopsyche grandis isolate Sample6627 chromosome 4, ASM5162203v2, whole genome shotgun sequence genomic DNA:
- the LOC143910809 gene encoding neural cell adhesion molecule L1-like: MSGKFCFSSSDVPLVDVTGRVNYDIKSRETPNPIFSRPGEKSLESANEEAKVIGVSGGIVELPCDTLPANSGSLDSNPTTVLLVVWYKDDVPVYSWDARPGSGSGAHWAAGGLDDRASWLPRPPRLALRPARPHDAGKYRCRADFKTAPSKTTTVHLTIIEPPSAPRIFDEEAREVIGRAGPYREGEKPVFNCIVTGGNPSPTIRWFRGEETLESNQIMPGVIKPSINFDNSEEIMMNERKMYTYTRQRSKSGSEIHNKKEKLALKPIGLPLRLPPLRRADLLAMFSCKANNSRLLPSLSTTITIDMQLPPLSVDIESREALRAGHREQIVCRAKGARPPAILSWSLQGNPLPPHTYRQEESDTADMSTSILDIVVGREQRGQQLACRAAHSLLPPEAPLYTLLTLDVLLPPDVSLRLGRDSSFDNIVEGDAVVLECAVLAHPPPYKISWDHNGRTIAHDPGAGIEIDWGRLTFLKIQKTDSGSYNCIASNVEGDTRSNTINIQVLYAPVCRKSKETKQSSRMHGKFKSEVTCEVEANPPPTHFSWSVNVSTGLMHIPQEQYSWSEMSSTLKFSSSILEGKTKGEALCWASNKIGRQMVPCALKLHKPRPASPLHCALHNLTSSEFSLVCLPGDDGGKSQLFELTVQTLSDEVLLANVTTSQPIFKVYEMPYGKELRLLLYAKNNVSRSDPVELFIIMPLPTNNYKGNANSVQSTLLLGITFGALLIFFLTIIVLKCKEKISRHYNSDIKPQQISTGIRDEDCPTVVHEERNPDVVPLNKVEQDDLTQMRAEQKWEVAARSPRLSESPPLVPPPISETSWSIRSLQGREVVTSRTPLPVTQESCV, translated from the exons ATGTCCGGAAAATTCTGCTTTTCCTCATCAGACGTTCCCCTAGTAGATGTGACGGGTCGAGTCAATTATGATATAAAGTCACGAGAAACGCCAAACCCCATATTCTCCAGACCGGGGGAGAAATCGCTAGAAA gTGCCAACGAAGAAGCCAAAGTCATAGGAGTTTCTGGAGGAATTGTTGAACTACCCTGTGACACCCTTCCTGCAAATTCTGGTAGTCTGGATTCAAATCCCACGACTGTTCTGCTCGTCGTCTGGTACAAGGATGACGTGCCAGTATATAG TTGGGATGCCAGACCTGGTTCGGGCTCGGGGGCTCATTGGGCTGCTGGGGGCCTCGACGATAGAGCCAGTTGGCTTCCGAGGCCCCCTCGACTGGCGCTACGCCCCGCGCGCCCCCATGACGCTGGCAAATATCGTTGCAGAGCAGATTTCAAAACTGCACCATCGAAAACCACAACCGTCCATCTCACCATCATAG AACCCCCATCAGCTCCGAGGATATTTGACGAAGAAGCCAGAGAAGTCATAGGACGAGCTGGTCCTTATAGAGAGGGAGAAAAACCTGTATTCAATTGTATCGTCACGGGAG GTAATCCTTCACCAACCATCAGATGGTTCCGAGGCGAAGAAACCCTCGAATCGAACCAAATTATGCCAGGGGTCATTAAACCATCAATAAACTTCGACAACAGCGAAGAAATCATGATGAATGAGAGGAAAATGTACACGTACACCAGACAGAGATCGAAAAGTGGCTCTGAAATTcacaacaaaaaagaaaaattagctCTGAAACCGATCGGCTTACCCTTGAGACTACCGCCATTGAGACGAGCGGACCTTCTAGCAATGTTTTCCTGCAAAGCTAATAACTCTCGTCTACTGCCGTCCCTATCGACCACCATAACCATAGACATGCAAc TACCACCACTGTCGGTAGATATTGAATCTAGAGAGGCACTAAGAGCCGGACACAGAGAGCAAATCGTATGCCGAGCCAAGGGAGCTCGACCACCTGCCATACTATCGTGGTCCTTGCAGGGAAATCCCCTCCCaccacacacatacagacaggAG GAGTCTGATACTGCCGACATGAGCACGTCAATCTTGGACATCGTTGTGGGTCGTGAGCAACGTGGGCAGCAGCTAGCCTGTCGAGCTGCCCATTCATTATTGCCACCGGAAGCCCCCCTTTATACATTATTAACGCTGGACGTGCTAC TTCCACCAGACGTAAGTCTGAGGCTGGGTCGAGATTCCAGCTTCGATAATATCGTGGAAGGAGACGCTGTGGTGTTGGAGTGCGCTGTTTTGGCCCATCCGCCTCCGTATAAAATCTCTTGGGATcacaat GGTCGGACTATAGCACATGATCCGGGAGCTGGAATAGAAATAGACTGGGGACGATTGACATttctaaaaattcaaaaaactgACAGCGGATCGTACAATTGCATTGCATCAAATGTGGAGGGAGATACTCGCTCAAATACAATAAACATTCAAGTTCTAT ATGCACCGGTGTGTCGTAAGAGCAAAGAAACGAAACAATCATCGAGGATGCATGGAAAATTCAAGTCAGAAGTGACGTGTGAAGTCGAAGCAAACCCACCACCCACACATTTTTCGTGGTCCGTCAACGTTTCTACGGGATTGATGCATATACCACAA GAACAATACTCGTGGTCGGAAATGTCATCAACATTGAAATTCTCGAGCAGTATTTTAGAAGGAAAAACTAAAGGAGAAGCACTGTGTTGGGCCAGTAATAAAATAGGCCGTCAAATGGTACCATGTGCACTGAAATTGCACAAACCACGACCGGCCTCACCGTTGCATTGTGCACTGCATAATCTAACATCTTCCGAATTCAGCCTAGTATGCTTACCAG GGGATGATGGAGGTAAATCGCAATTATTCGAATTAACGGTGCAGACATTGTCAGATGAAGTTTTACTAGCAAACGTAACTACGAGTCAACCGATATTCAAAGTGTATGAAATGCCATACGGAAAAGAATTGCGTTTGCTTTTATACGCAAAGAATAATGTAAGCCGTTCAGATCCAGTGGAATTATTTATCATTATGCCTCTTCCGACTAACAATTACAAAG GAAATGCCAATTCGGTGCAATCAACACTACTTTTGGGAATTACATTCGGAGCGCTGTTGATATTCTTTTTGACTATAATAGTACTGAAATGTAAAGAGAAAATTTCAAGACATTACAACT cAGATATTAAGCCACAACAAATATCGACCGGAATCAGAGATGAAGATTGTCCAACTGTAGTACATGAAGAAAGAAATCCTGACGTTGTTCCGTTGAATAAAG TTGAACAAGACGATCTGACACAAATGAGAGCAGAGCAGAAGTGGGAAGTTGCCGCACGAAGTCCTCGACTCTCAGAATCCCCACCACTTGTTCCACCACCC ATATCGGAAACGTCTTGGTCGATCAGGTCATTACAAGGAAGAGAGGTGGTAACGTCTAGAACGCCACTTCCCGTCACTCAAGAAAGCTGCGTTTGa
- the LOC143910650 gene encoding protein groucho-like: protein MYPSPARHPAHPPHPPHPSQPGPPPSAGPIKFTIADTLERIKEEFNFLQAQYHTLKLECEKLAGEKTEMQRHYVMYYEMSYGLNVEMHKQTEIAKRLNAIIGQLLPFLAQEHQQQVASAVERAKQVTMTELNAIIGQQQQQGLQHLLMHAQQVPGAGVGGGAGLFAGLPPQHASHAAHAALLAAAKPPDVPADLKIPPPSAEERLRSSVSPGDRDKYRSRSPAESEAVETKRRKEEKMLGHDSDAEKSDQDLVVDVANEEDRRGDDHSLDRVSGETGRENGPDKGGGGSALQRPPSRSGSSSSRSTPKSKDEKPGTPSSTKGGRSITPNSSKSGVVPPAVPPPGGPYSPFPSSAAYHRPPPPSGPLSYPDSPGPRSNGVAAGKPAYSFHTCGGPGLQPVPFPADALIGPGIPRGARQATTLPHGEVVCAVALSQSGSSRHAYTGGKGCVKLWDITSPSSCSKPLSQLDCLQRDNYIRSVKLLPDGRTLIVGGEASNLSIWDLATPTPRMKAELTSSAPACYALAISPDSKVCFSCCSDGNIAVWDLHNEALVRQFQGHTDGASCIDISADGSKLWTGGLDNTVRSWDLREGRQLHQHDFASQIFSLGYCPTGSWLAVGMENSHVEVLHAGKPDRYQLLLHESCVLSLRFAACGKWFISTGKDNLLNAWRTPYGASIFQSKESSSVLSCDISADDKYIVTGSGDKKATVYEVIY from the exons GGTCCACCACCGAGTGCCGGTCCTATAAAATTCACCATCGCCGATACGTTAGAAAGAATCAAAGAAGAATTCAATTTTCTTCAGGCGCAATATCATAC ATTAAAATTAGAATGCGAAAAACTAGCCGGTGAAAAAACAGAAATGCAACGTCATTATGTAATG tatTACGAGATGTCGTACGGCTTAAATGTTGAAATGCACAAACAG actgAAATTGCCAAAAGACTGAACGCAATAATCGGACAGTTGCTTCCGTTCCTGGCGCAGGAGCATCAGCAGCAAGTGGCTTCGGCCGTCGAGCGAGCCAAACAAGTCACTATGACCGAACTGAACGCCATTATTGGG CAACAACAGCAACAAGGTCTACAACATCTCCTC ATGCACGCACAACAAGTGCCAGGAGCTGGAGTCGGTGGAGGAGCTGGTCTCTTCGCTGGACTACCGCCCCAGCATGCCAGTCACGCTGCTCACGCTGCATTACTAGCGGCAGCTAAACCACCCGACGTTCCAGCTGACCTCAAAATTCCTCCACCCTCTGCCGAAGAAAGGCTT AGAAGTTCAGTTTCACCTGGTGATCGTGATAAATATAGATCTCGCTCACCTGCGGAATCCGAAGCTGTAGAAACTAAAAGACGGAAAGAAGAAAAAATGCTTGGTCAT gATAGCGATGCCGAGAAAAGTGATCAAGATCTTGTAGTAGATGTAGCAAACGAG gaGGATAGAAGAGGAGACGATCACTCGTTAGATAGAGTAAGTGGTGAAACCGGAAGAGAAAATGGGCCTGATAAAGGGGGTGGGGGATCTGCTCTTCAAAGGCCACCTAGTCGTAGTGGGTCTAGTTCGTCGCGTAGCACTCCTAAAAGTAAAGAT gaAAAGCCCGGTACACCTAGTTCTACAAAAGGCGGTCGATCGATTACGCCAAATAGTAGTAAAAGTGGAGTAGTTCCACCTGCAGTACCCCCTCCAGGTGGTCCATACTCGCCCTTTCCATCGTCAGCTGCCTACCATAGACCACCTCCACCTTCAGGACCATTATCGTATCCAGACTCTCCAGGACCAAGATCGAATGGTGTAGCCGCAGGAAAACC AGCGTATTCATTTCACACGTGCGGCGGACCCGGATTGCAACCGGTTCCATTTCCAGCAGATGCCTTAATCGGTCCCGGTATACCAAGAGGAGCGAGACAAGCGACTACACTTCCTCACGGAGAG gTGGTGTGCGCTGTGGCTTTGTCTCAAAGTGGTTCAAGCCGACACGCATATACTGGAGGTAAAGGTTGTGTAAAACTTTGGGACATAACATCTCCATCGAGTTGTAGTAAACCATTGTCGCAATTGGATTGTTTG caACGTGATAATTACATTCGGTCAGTAAAATTACTTCCCGATGGTAGAACTCTCATAGTGGGCGGTGAAGCATCTAATTTGTCAATCTGGGATTTGGCAACACCCACACCACGTATGAAAGCTGAATTGACGTCTAGTGCCCCAGCTTGTTATGCTTTAGCTATTAGTCCGGACTCAAag gtatGTTTCAGTTGTTGTTCCGATGGAAATATCGCTGTTTGGGATTTGCACAATGAGGCTCTTGTTAGACAATTCCaag GTCATACTGACGGAGCTAGTTGTATAGATATATCTGCTGATGGTTCAAAGTTGTGGACTGGTGGATTAGATAATACAGTCAGATCTTGGGATCTTAGAGAAGGTCGTCAATTACATCAGCACGATTTTGCTAGCCAGATATTCTCGTTAGGATATTGTCCTACAG gTTCTTGGTTAGCTGTTGGTATGGAAAATTCTCATGTTGAGGTGCTACATGCTGGTAAGCCTGACCGCTATCAGCTGCTTTTACACGAATCTTGTGTTCTCAGTTTACGCTTTGCAGCTTGTGGCAAATGGTTTATTTCTACCGGTAAAGATAATCTGCTCAATGCATGGAGAACGCCTTATGGAGCCAGTATTTTCCAG tctAAGGAATCTTCTTCAGTTTTAAGTTGTGACATTTCCGCTGATGATAAGTATATTGTCACTGGATCTGGTGATAAGAAAGCTACAGTTTACGAAGTAATCTATTGA